DNA from Pelobacter propionicus DSM 2379:
CCCAGGACGACACCATCATGAGCGGGGTCGTCTATCTCTGGCATTCTGGCTCCTGGGATCTGGCCCTGGTTGTGTTCATCGCCAGCATCTTGGTGCCTTTGCTGAAACTGATCGCATTGACCCTGCTGCTGGTTTCCGTGCACTTCCGCTCCACCTGGCTGCCGCTGCAGCGGACAAAACTCTACCGGATCGTGGAGCTGATCGGCCGCTGGTCCATGCTGGATATCTACGTGGTAACCATCCTGGCCGCACTGGTGCAGGTCGGCTCTCTGGCCACCATTACCGCCGGCCCGGCGGCACTGGCCTTCGGCGCGGTCGTGGTCCTGACTATGTTCGCCGCCATGGCATTCGACCCGCGCCTTATCTGGGATCCCCTGAAGAAAGCGAGAACCGAACATGACTGAGACATCCCAAGACCAGGAATTTCAGGACATCCCCGAGGCGGTGGCCGAGCCGAAGCGGCGCTTTTCCCTGCAGCTGGTCTGGCTGATCCCCATCGTGGCGGCCATCATCGGCGGAACCCTGGCCGTCAGATCCTACCTGCAGCAGGGGCCGACCATCAGCATCAGCTTCAAGAGCGGTGACGGGCTGGAGGCGGGCAAGACCAAGATCAAGTTCAAGGATGTGGAGGTCGGCCTGGTCACGGAGATCAAGATTTCCAAGGACCTGAAGCATGTGATCGCCACCGCCGAGCTGGTCAAGGAGGCCACCCCCTACCTGGTGGAGGACACCAAGTTCTGGGTCGTGCGCCCCCATATCTCCGGGGGGAGCGTCACCGGACTGGGCACCCTGATGGGGGGGAGCTACATCAGCATGGACGTGGGCACAGCAAAAAAAACACTGCGCAACTTCCAGGGGCTGGAGACTGCCCCGGTGGTTACCATGGATGAGCCGGGGAGCCGCTTCAAGCTGCACAGCCAGGATCTGGGGTCGCTGGACATCGGTTCCCCGCTCTATTTCCGCCGTATCAAGGTGGGGCAGGTGCTCTCCTACGAACTGGACAAAGACGGCAGGGGGGTCACCTTCAAGGTATTCGTCGCCGCCCCCTACGACAGGTATGTCAGGGCCAACAGCCGCTTCTGGCATGCCAGCGGAGTCGATATTGCCATAGACGCCAATGGCCTGAAGGTGAACACCCAGTCGCTGGTCTCCATCATGGTGGGGGGGATAGCCTTCCAGACCCTGGATGAGGATGCCGAAGCCCCTCCGCCTGATCGGAACCTGGCCTTCACCCTCTGCGCCAACCGCGAAGAGGCGATGAAACAGCCTGATTCCTACAGCAATACCTACACCATGGTCTTCCACGAATCGGTGCGTGGCCTGTCGGTGGGGGCGCCGGTTGACTTCCGCGGAGTGATTGTCGGCGAGGTTACGGGAATCCAGGTGGAGTTCGACAGCCGCAGCAAGCAGCTCAACATGCTGGTGGAGACGCGGGTCTATCCCCACAGGATGACTTCGCGGTCCAGCCAAATGCTTGTAAGCAATCCGAGGGATCCCCAGAGTTATATCAACCAGATGGTTACCTACGGACTGCGGGGGCAGCTCAAGAGCGGCAACCTGGTTACCGGACAGCTCCTGGTCTCCCTGGACTTCTTCCCCCGCGCTTCCAAGGCCAGCATCAACTGGTCCAGCGATCCTCCCCGCTTCCCCACCACCCCCAGCAGCCTGGTGGAACTGGAGGCAACGCTGGGCAAGGTTATGAAAAAACTGGAAAGACTGCCGCTGGATGAGGTGGTCGGCGATGTGCGACAGGCATTGCAGTCCTTCGACGCCACCATGAAGAGTACGGATCAGGTGGTCAAGCGGGCGGGTGGCGAGGTCGTGCCCGAGGCGCGGGCAACCCTGGAGGAGGCACGCAAGACGCTGCAAACGGCGAAAAAGGTCCTGGAGGACGACGCGCCGCTGCAGCAGGATCTGCGAGAAACATTGCGGGAACTGTCGCGCGCCGCCCAGTCGCTGCGGATGCTTACCGATCAGCTGGAGCGTCATCCCGAGTCGCTGATCAGCGGCAAGCCCGCCGCCAAAGGAGAGTGAGATGAACAACGGATTCAACCTGCCGAGAACGCTCATTCTGGTCATTGCAACCATCTGGCTTGCCGGTTGCGCACGTTCGCCACAGGCCCGCTTCTATACGTTGAGCCCCCTTGGCCCCCAGGCAGCGAAACCGCCGGCATCGGCGGTAAGGCAGGTCTCCC
Protein-coding regions in this window:
- a CDS encoding paraquat-inducible protein A, coding for MTRAPLTAQDCGLFSCHVCGLLSKGVKGSGESRCPRCSAPLHFRKPNSVSRSLALLIAAYIMYIPANLLPIMKTGSMFGAQDDTIMSGVVYLWHSGSWDLALVVFIASILVPLLKLIALTLLLVSVHFRSTWLPLQRTKLYRIVELIGRWSMLDIYVVTILAALVQVGSLATITAGPAALAFGAVVVLTMFAAMAFDPRLIWDPLKKARTEHD
- a CDS encoding PqiB family protein → MTETSQDQEFQDIPEAVAEPKRRFSLQLVWLIPIVAAIIGGTLAVRSYLQQGPTISISFKSGDGLEAGKTKIKFKDVEVGLVTEIKISKDLKHVIATAELVKEATPYLVEDTKFWVVRPHISGGSVTGLGTLMGGSYISMDVGTAKKTLRNFQGLETAPVVTMDEPGSRFKLHSQDLGSLDIGSPLYFRRIKVGQVLSYELDKDGRGVTFKVFVAAPYDRYVRANSRFWHASGVDIAIDANGLKVNTQSLVSIMVGGIAFQTLDEDAEAPPPDRNLAFTLCANREEAMKQPDSYSNTYTMVFHESVRGLSVGAPVDFRGVIVGEVTGIQVEFDSRSKQLNMLVETRVYPHRMTSRSSQMLVSNPRDPQSYINQMVTYGLRGQLKSGNLVTGQLLVSLDFFPRASKASINWSSDPPRFPTTPSSLVELEATLGKVMKKLERLPLDEVVGDVRQALQSFDATMKSTDQVVKRAGGEVVPEARATLEEARKTLQTAKKVLEDDAPLQQDLRETLRELSRAAQSLRMLTDQLERHPESLISGKPAAKGE